Proteins encoded in a region of the Methanofollis tationis genome:
- the purF gene encoding amidophosphoribosyltransferase translates to MCGIVGIVDAGGVSFPLYYALYALQHRGQESTGISTFDRRPFVHKGRGLVAEVFDEQILGRLRGTVGIGHVRYPTTGANLPENIQPFNFVFREHTLSLAHNGNLVNTNALRTCYEQDGQIFCTTTDSEVIATIIAHEIRRSGSVEDAVGVAMQKLQGSYSVVLTLDDALYAFRDPLGIKPLCIGRTRSGYIVASESVAVDALNGTLLRDVAPGELVKVTENGITSTQLAVSDRRAHCMFEFVYFARADSVIDGTLVYDARRKIGEELYLGAPMDADMVAPVPDSGTAYAIGYSQASGIPYLEGLMKNRYMGRTFIMPDQQMRENAVRIKINPIKKHLENKSVVLIDDSVVRGTTSRRLIDIVRDAGARQVHLRVGSPPIVAPCYLGVDFPTRTELIASSRCTEEVKDLIHADSLYHVPLCKMVEAIGIDVGNLCTACLTGQYPVEVPGECCDARCVEFQKGSVQTRLDVD, encoded by the coding sequence ATGTGTGGGATCGTTGGCATCGTGGATGCTGGCGGTGTCTCTTTCCCGCTGTATTATGCCCTGTATGCTCTCCAGCACCGGGGACAGGAGAGCACGGGAATATCAACTTTTGACCGGAGGCCCTTCGTCCATAAAGGACGGGGGCTTGTGGCCGAGGTATTTGACGAACAGATACTCGGAAGGTTGAGGGGCACCGTCGGGATCGGGCATGTAAGATATCCCACGACAGGGGCTAATCTGCCCGAGAATATCCAGCCGTTCAATTTTGTCTTTCGGGAGCATACGCTCTCTCTTGCCCATAACGGGAACCTGGTGAACACCAACGCCCTGCGCACCTGCTACGAGCAGGACGGGCAGATCTTCTGCACGACCACCGACTCTGAGGTGATCGCAACGATCATCGCCCATGAGATCCGCCGTTCTGGATCGGTGGAGGACGCCGTGGGGGTTGCGATGCAGAAACTGCAGGGCTCGTACTCGGTTGTTCTCACGCTGGACGACGCTCTCTACGCCTTCCGCGACCCGCTCGGGATCAAGCCCCTCTGCATCGGCAGGACGCGCTCGGGCTACATCGTGGCCTCGGAGAGTGTGGCTGTCGACGCCCTGAACGGGACTCTCCTGCGGGACGTCGCCCCTGGTGAGCTGGTAAAGGTCACGGAGAACGGGATCACCTCGACGCAGCTCGCCGTCTCAGATCGGAGGGCGCACTGCATGTTCGAGTTCGTCTATTTCGCGCGGGCGGACTCGGTCATCGACGGCACGCTCGTCTACGATGCCCGGCGGAAGATCGGCGAGGAGCTCTATCTGGGCGCGCCGATGGACGCCGACATGGTGGCGCCGGTGCCGGACTCGGGGACGGCATATGCGATCGGGTATTCGCAGGCGTCCGGGATTCCCTATCTCGAAGGGCTGATGAAAAACCGGTACATGGGCCGGACCTTCATCATGCCTGACCAGCAGATGCGGGAGAATGCCGTGCGCATCAAGATCAACCCGATCAAAAAGCACCTTGAGAACAAGTCCGTCGTTCTCATCGACGATTCGGTGGTGCGGGGCACGACCTCGCGCCGGCTCATCGATATCGTCAGGGATGCCGGGGCACGTCAGGTCCACCTCCGCGTGGGTTCGCCGCCGATCGTCGCCCCCTGCTACCTTGGTGTGGACTTCCCCACCCGCACCGAACTGATCGCAAGTTCGCGGTGCACCGAGGAGGTGAAGGACCTGATCCACGCCGATTCGCTCTATCACGTTCCCCTCTGCAAGATGGTGGAGGCGATCGGGATCGACGTCGGCAACCTCTGTACGGCCTGCCTCACCGGGCAGTACCCGGTC
- a CDS encoding 50S ribosomal protein L37e — MSKGTPSMGKRQHHSHITCRRCGKLSFHAKHKVCSACGFGRSTKMSSWKWTTKRPKVPTH, encoded by the coding sequence ATGTCAAAAGGTACGCCATCAATGGGTAAGCGGCAGCACCACAGCCACATCACCTGCCGCAGGTGCGGGAAGTTATCCTTCCATGCGAAACACAAAGTCTGTTCTGCCTGCGGGTTCGGTCGCAGCACGAAGATGAGCAGCTGGAAGTGGACGACGAAGCGCCCCAAGGTTCCAACGCATTAA
- a CDS encoding LSM domain-containing protein encodes MTKRPLEILDQVLNGQPVIISLKGGHEIRGVLQGYDVHLNLVLDRAEEEVDGAVVKRGTLIVRGDNVIYISPSVE; translated from the coding sequence ATGACGAAAAGACCACTGGAGATTCTTGATCAGGTGCTCAACGGCCAGCCCGTTATCATTTCTTTGAAGGGCGGGCATGAAATCCGGGGGGTCCTGCAGGGATACGATGTCCATCTCAACCTCGTCCTTGACCGGGCTGAGGAAGAGGTCGACGGTGCCGTTGTAAAGCGCGGCACACTGATAGTGCGCGGGGACAATGTGATCTATATCTCTCCTTCAGTCGAATAA
- a CDS encoding RNA-binding protein, giving the protein METIVVKKRHTIKKSEGSRVQRALADEIGAAEEQFRSKNIEVVETNSPFTLYLIDKRPLLMEVDGRVFTTVRGAVERPFAERRVTVDSGAVPYVMNGADIMRPGVVGVSPDVKKDAPCVIAEERHGKPLAIGIALYDAADLLAMEKGKVVRMLHRVGDDVWNLEL; this is encoded by the coding sequence ATGGAAACAATCGTGGTGAAAAAAAGGCACACGATCAAGAAGTCAGAGGGCTCGCGCGTCCAGCGGGCGCTCGCCGACGAGATCGGGGCCGCCGAGGAACAGTTTCGCTCGAAAAATATCGAGGTGGTCGAGACGAACTCCCCCTTCACCCTCTACCTCATCGACAAACGGCCGCTCCTGATGGAGGTGGACGGCCGCGTCTTTACCACAGTCAGGGGTGCGGTGGAGCGTCCGTTCGCTGAGCGGCGGGTCACCGTCGATTCCGGGGCTGTGCCGTACGTGATGAACGGCGCCGACATCATGCGCCCGGGCGTGGTGGGGGTGAGCCCTGACGTAAAAAAGGATGCTCCCTGCGTCATCGCCGAGGAACGGCACGGGAAGCCGCTCGCCATCGGCATCGCCCTGTACGATGCCGCGGACCTCCTTGCCATGGAGAAAGGAAAGGTCGTACGGATGCTCCACAGGGTCGGAGACGACGTCTGGAACCTGGAACTCTGA
- a CDS encoding cell division protein SepF codes for MGKFLDSIIGKSAPAKQDDYMELDLATYEGATGEEPASMYVRVAQVADIKDTPKVKDEVYNGNIVIVDISRLKLDKIMYERVLKDLREVAHDVNGDIIGLGDQHYVLVTPMSVKISREKIGGL; via the coding sequence ATGGGTAAATTCCTCGACTCCATCATCGGCAAATCTGCTCCGGCGAAGCAGGACGACTATATGGAACTCGATCTCGCCACATACGAGGGGGCGACCGGCGAAGAGCCCGCCTCGATGTACGTCAGGGTCGCACAGGTCGCAGACATCAAAGACACCCCCAAGGTCAAGGACGAAGTCTACAACGGCAACATCGTCATCGTGGACATCTCCCGCTTAAAGCTCGACAAGATCATGTACGAACGCGTGCTCAAGGACCTGCGGGAGGTTGCCCACGACGTCAACGGCGACATCATCGGCCTTGGAGACCAGCACTATGTGCTCGTCACCCCGATGTCGGTGAAGATCTCCCGGGAAAAGATCGGGGGACTGTAG
- a CDS encoding ZPR1 zinc finger domain-containing protein: MRNVLRAPCPVCKKEIEYIYQTETIPYFSEILIESAVCPCGWRMADAFILREGQPARCEYAVTCEDDLCVRVVRGSSGTVTVPELGIVIRPGPAAEGYITNIEGVLDRIEDVLDTALRTSEGEERDRALALKEQIALVRKGQAQITLIIEDPSGNSAIIKNPGDAAAEKK, encoded by the coding sequence GTGCGAAACGTCCTCCGTGCGCCCTGTCCGGTCTGTAAAAAGGAGATCGAGTACATCTACCAGACAGAAACCATCCCCTATTTTTCTGAGATCCTCATCGAGAGTGCGGTCTGCCCGTGCGGGTGGCGGATGGCCGACGCCTTCATCCTGAGGGAGGGGCAGCCGGCCAGGTGCGAGTATGCCGTGACCTGCGAGGACGACCTCTGCGTGCGGGTGGTGCGGGGATCGTCAGGGACGGTCACCGTCCCGGAGCTCGGGATCGTGATCAGGCCGGGCCCGGCGGCCGAGGGATATATCACCAATATCGAGGGTGTACTCGACCGGATCGAGGACGTCCTGGACACGGCGCTCAGAACGAGCGAAGGGGAGGAGCGTGACCGGGCGCTCGCTCTGAAGGAGCAGATCGCCCTCGTCAGGAAGGGGCAGGCACAGATCACCCTGATCATCGAGGACCCCTCAGGGAACTCTGCAATCATCAAAAATCCCGGCGACGCCGCCGCAGAAAAAAAATGA
- the purM gene encoding phosphoribosylformylglycinamidine cyclo-ligase has protein sequence MSKGSGYADAGVDIDLEAQGVKTLIQQLTFRRTGAFPMLGSVGHFAGLIEFGDMALALAVDGVGTKMLVADALQDWTTVGIDCIAMNVNDLFVMNLEPVAFVDYIATDGISIEKMRQIGVGLNEGARQANMNIVGGETATLKGLVTGLDLAGTCLGAQKKADVVTGDAIVPGDLVVGVPSTGAHSNGYTLARKVALENGGFDVVLPSGRTVGEALLAPTRIYREALDAAAACEVHGMCHVTGGGLLNFTRLSSFGFDITEPLPVPEILAWTQEMGGLSENEMYRTFNMGMGYAFVVPEESLRTLQQIVPDARVCGEVVKESGASLRGVRIR, from the coding sequence ATGAGTAAGGGTTCGGGCTATGCCGACGCCGGCGTGGACATCGACCTTGAGGCGCAGGGCGTCAAGACGCTCATCCAGCAGCTCACCTTCAGACGGACCGGGGCCTTCCCCATGCTCGGTTCGGTCGGCCACTTCGCCGGGCTCATCGAGTTCGGCGACATGGCGCTCGCCCTCGCCGTCGACGGCGTGGGCACGAAGATGCTCGTCGCCGACGCCCTCCAGGACTGGACGACCGTCGGGATCGACTGCATCGCCATGAACGTGAACGACCTCTTCGTGATGAACCTCGAACCGGTGGCGTTTGTCGATTACATCGCCACCGATGGGATCTCGATCGAGAAGATGCGCCAGATCGGCGTCGGCCTCAACGAGGGCGCCCGTCAGGCGAACATGAATATCGTCGGCGGGGAGACGGCGACCCTGAAGGGGCTCGTCACCGGCCTCGACCTCGCCGGCACCTGCCTTGGCGCCCAGAAGAAGGCTGATGTCGTCACCGGGGATGCGATCGTCCCCGGCGACCTTGTCGTCGGCGTCCCCTCCACCGGCGCCCACTCGAACGGCTACACCCTGGCCAGGAAGGTCGCCCTCGAAAACGGCGGTTTCGACGTCGTCCTCCCCTCTGGCCGGACCGTCGGCGAGGCGCTGCTTGCGCCCACCCGCATCTACCGGGAGGCCCTCGACGCCGCGGCCGCCTGCGAGGTGCACGGGATGTGCCATGTCACCGGCGGTGGTCTCCTGAATTTCACTCGCCTCTCGTCCTTCGGCTTCGATATCACCGAGCCTCTCCCGGTCCCCGAGATCCTTGCCTGGACCCAGGAGATGGGCGGGCTCTCCGAAAACGAGATGTACCGCACCTTCAACATGGGAATGGGCTATGCATTCGTCGTCCCTGAGGAGAGTCTCCGGACGCTGCAGCAGATCGTTCCGGACGCCCGGGTCTGCGGCGAGGTCGTGAAAGAGAGCGGGGCCTCTCTCCGCGGCGTGCGCATCCGCTGA
- a CDS encoding aspartate kinase, whose product MKFGGTSVGDAECIRRTVDILERYHAEGHEMAVVVSAMSGVTDQLHAIAAEAESSVEEPPIEAFIQAIRAKHMKTLEAVAPGQAAAVGSVIDDRLENLDHILTAVHALHELTRRSKDYIVSYGERLSSLIVSAALRERGISSSALDGCEAGILTTNKHGDALVLPTSDPRINSRILPLLMNSVPVITGYMGCTPEGIVTTLGRSGSDYSGAIVGRAIDADEVWIWTDVDGVMTSDPRIIKNVRVLPYVSYREAMELSFFGAKVLHPKSIEPAMEKDIIVRVKNTFNPDHPGTIVRRQEHREKRVVKAVTHIERVALVNINGVQMIGRPGVAREIFTALGDAGINVMMISQASSQANISLIIDEGNLAEALEVLAAPVKSGIVREVTSDRNVVAMAVVGAGMAGTPGISGRIFTALGKAGVNVMMISQGSSEVNVSFVVRQDDSRRALQLLHDEFRLSEACDDE is encoded by the coding sequence ATGAAATTTGGGGGCACATCCGTTGGCGATGCGGAATGTATCCGTCGTACGGTCGACATCCTTGAACGCTACCATGCCGAAGGGCACGAGATGGCCGTCGTCGTCTCGGCGATGTCAGGGGTGACCGACCAGCTCCACGCCATCGCAGCAGAAGCCGAGTCCAGTGTTGAAGAACCCCCGATTGAGGCGTTTATCCAGGCGATCCGGGCGAAGCACATGAAGACCCTCGAGGCCGTCGCCCCGGGCCAGGCCGCAGCGGTCGGAAGCGTCATCGACGACCGGCTCGAAAACCTCGATCATATCCTGACGGCGGTCCACGCCCTCCACGAGCTCACCCGCCGCTCCAAGGACTATATCGTCTCCTACGGCGAGCGTCTTTCGTCTCTGATCGTGAGCGCCGCCCTGCGCGAGCGGGGCATCTCCTCATCGGCGCTCGACGGATGCGAGGCCGGGATCCTGACGACGAACAAGCACGGCGACGCCCTTGTCCTCCCGACGAGCGATCCGCGGATCAACAGCCGTATCCTTCCCCTCCTGATGAACTCAGTGCCAGTGATCACCGGTTACATGGGCTGCACGCCCGAGGGAATCGTCACCACCCTGGGCCGGAGCGGTTCTGACTACTCGGGCGCGATCGTCGGGCGGGCGATCGACGCCGACGAGGTCTGGATCTGGACCGATGTGGACGGCGTCATGACCTCAGACCCGCGGATCATCAAGAACGTCCGCGTCCTCCCGTACGTCAGCTACCGCGAGGCGATGGAACTCTCGTTCTTCGGGGCGAAGGTGCTTCACCCCAAGTCCATCGAGCCTGCGATGGAGAAGGACATCATCGTCCGGGTGAAGAACACCTTCAACCCGGACCACCCGGGAACGATCGTGCGGCGGCAGGAGCACCGGGAGAAACGGGTGGTCAAGGCGGTCACCCACATCGAACGGGTGGCGCTCGTGAACATCAACGGCGTCCAGATGATCGGAAGGCCCGGCGTGGCGCGGGAGATCTTCACGGCGCTGGGCGACGCCGGGATCAACGTGATGATGATCTCGCAGGCCTCCTCGCAGGCGAACATCTCCCTGATCATCGACGAGGGAAACCTTGCGGAAGCCCTCGAAGTGCTCGCGGCCCCGGTGAAGTCCGGGATCGTGCGCGAGGTCACCTCTGACCGGAACGTCGTGGCGATGGCCGTCGTCGGTGCCGGAATGGCCGGTACGCCCGGCATATCTGGCCGGATCTTTACGGCGCTCGGCAAGGCCGGGGTGAACGTGATGATGATCTCGCAGGGCTCGTCAGAGGTGAACGTCTCGTTCGTGGTACGGCAGGACGACAGCCGGCGGGCACTGCAGCTGCTCCACGACGAGTTCAGGCTCTCGGAGGCGTGCGACGATGAGTAA
- the tfrA gene encoding fumarate reductase (CoM/CoB) subunit TfrA has translation MRALEVIDCHVLVIGSGGAGVRAAIEADRYGKTVLLSKSITGKGGCTTMAEGGYNAVLKTTDACTLHEEDTMRGGAYLNDTALVEALVNDAPARMSDLVSWGAVFDASADGEVAQRSFGGQCRPRTCYAGDRTGHEMIATLMERLRGSGVEQIEETAAIELLKDGDRVCGALALDKKGEIRAIRADAVVLATGGGARVYDVSTNSGTGSGDGFALGYRAGADLIDMEMVQFHPTGAVYPYDARGRLVTEAVRGEGGRLINAAGERFMARYDPERMELSTRDVVARAIATEVLEGRGTKNGGVWLDVTHLPARQIEERLPVMLEQFLRFGVDIRTEPMEVAPTAHHIMGGLRITPEGQTTLPGLFACGECSGGVHGANRLGGNALADTQVFGKRAGEAAGRAPVRKGAIDPAQVEAQEKRLAAFFEGEVTPNVVQERLQRAMWDGAGIRRDETGLRTALRSAEELLGARLKAASGRNLLQCCGVQNLCTTAMLIARSALLRPENRGAHYRTDVVHTWDAQTSPFGHTHISLREAWIEEVGQ, from the coding sequence ATGCGCGCGCTGGAAGTAATCGACTGCCATGTCCTGGTGATCGGGAGTGGCGGCGCCGGGGTCAGGGCGGCAATCGAGGCCGACCGATATGGCAAAACTGTCCTTCTTTCCAAGAGCATAACCGGAAAGGGAGGCTGCACGACGATGGCCGAAGGCGGGTACAACGCCGTCCTGAAGACCACCGACGCCTGCACCCTCCACGAGGAGGATACGATGCGGGGCGGGGCCTACCTCAACGACACGGCCCTGGTCGAGGCGCTCGTCAACGACGCCCCTGCGCGGATGTCCGACCTCGTATCATGGGGAGCAGTCTTCGACGCCTCGGCTGATGGCGAGGTGGCCCAGCGCTCGTTCGGCGGCCAGTGCCGCCCGCGGACCTGCTATGCCGGCGACCGGACCGGCCACGAGATGATAGCGACCCTGATGGAGCGGCTGAGAGGGAGCGGGGTCGAGCAGATCGAGGAGACAGCGGCGATCGAGCTCTTAAAAGACGGAGATCGGGTCTGCGGCGCCCTGGCGCTGGATAAAAAAGGCGAGATCCGGGCGATCCGGGCGGACGCCGTGGTGCTGGCGACAGGAGGAGGAGCGCGGGTCTACGACGTCTCCACCAACTCGGGCACCGGGAGCGGGGACGGGTTCGCCCTCGGCTACCGCGCCGGGGCCGACCTGATCGATATGGAGATGGTCCAGTTCCACCCGACCGGGGCCGTCTACCCGTATGACGCCCGCGGCAGGCTGGTGACCGAGGCGGTGCGGGGCGAGGGAGGGCGCCTGATCAACGCCGCCGGCGAACGGTTCATGGCCCGCTACGACCCCGAACGCATGGAGCTCTCGACCCGCGACGTCGTCGCCCGGGCGATCGCCACCGAGGTGCTCGAAGGAAGGGGGACGAAGAACGGGGGGGTCTGGCTCGACGTCACCCACCTGCCGGCCAGGCAGATCGAAGAGCGGCTGCCGGTGATGCTCGAGCAGTTCCTCAGGTTCGGCGTGGACATCAGAACGGAGCCGATGGAGGTCGCCCCGACCGCCCACCATATCATGGGCGGGCTCCGGATCACCCCTGAGGGGCAGACGACCCTGCCCGGCCTCTTCGCCTGCGGCGAATGCTCGGGCGGCGTCCACGGCGCAAACCGTCTCGGCGGCAACGCCCTTGCAGACACGCAGGTCTTCGGGAAACGGGCCGGGGAGGCGGCAGGCCGTGCACCTGTACGCAAAGGGGCAATCGATCCCGCGCAGGTCGAGGCGCAGGAAAAGAGGCTCGCCGCCTTCTTCGAGGGCGAGGTGACGCCGAACGTCGTGCAGGAGCGCCTCCAGCGGGCGATGTGGGACGGCGCCGGGATCAGGCGGGATGAAACAGGACTTCGCACCGCCCTCCGCTCCGCGGAGGAACTGCTCGGCGCCAGGCTGAAGGCGGCGTCGGGGCGGAACCTCCTCCAGTGCTGCGGGGTGCAGAACCTCTGCACCACGGCGATGCTCATCGCCAGATCGGCCCTGCTCCGCCCGGAAAACCGGGGGGCGCATTACCGCACCGACGTCGTCCATACGTGGGACGCACAGACCTCGCCCTTCGGCCACACCCATATCAGCCTCAGAGAGGCGTGGATCGAGGAGGTTGGACAATGA
- the tfrB gene encoding fumarate reductase (CoM/CoB) subunit TfrB: protein MKEITFTIIRFNPETDEKPHPEAYTVEVHEGARVLHALHAVHAQDQTLAYRYCCGSGQCGSCAVKVNGTPVLACLAEAKDGMVVSPLDLPVVQDLEVDLAPYIDRLAHIAPAPCVTFPTKEEIDAIKPLRDCIECMACVSVCPALKVTDFAGPTAMRQELRLALDPRDTGDRVPEAVKEGLFFCTSCQQCWKVCPKGIQLPGKAIEKLREIANRQGLTLPRHQEVAELVRKTGRSVPRIKETFLEGVPEVIEPEGEVRATVGFFVGCMYNGRLPDTALDMLEVMRRNGIRVVIPHEQVCCGSPLIRTGQTSFIDHLKRRNIEAFRTRDIDVVMTMCAGCGSTLKNDYKTPFEVLDATEVLNRYGIEPPAKLHVTATYHDPCHLLRGQEISEEPRKFLREVAGTFVETPNQCCGSGGGVRSGVPEEAAALGRMRGEAFEASGADVVVSCCPFCEFHIAENTKLPVKNLMTLLREGYEEKDRKKASKSE from the coding sequence ATGAAAGAGATCACCTTTACGATCATCCGCTTCAACCCGGAGACCGACGAAAAACCGCACCCGGAGGCCTACACCGTCGAGGTTCACGAGGGGGCGCGGGTGCTCCACGCCCTCCACGCTGTCCACGCACAGGACCAGACGCTCGCCTATCGCTACTGCTGCGGGTCCGGGCAGTGCGGGAGCTGCGCCGTGAAGGTGAACGGCACGCCGGTGCTCGCATGCCTCGCCGAGGCGAAGGACGGCATGGTCGTCAGCCCGCTCGACCTGCCGGTAGTGCAGGACCTCGAGGTGGACCTTGCCCCGTACATCGACCGCCTGGCGCATATCGCCCCGGCCCCATGCGTCACCTTCCCGACAAAGGAGGAGATCGATGCGATCAAGCCCCTGCGTGACTGCATCGAGTGCATGGCCTGCGTCTCGGTCTGCCCTGCCCTGAAGGTGACCGATTTCGCCGGCCCGACGGCGATGCGCCAGGAGCTGCGCCTCGCCCTCGACCCCAGGGACACGGGGGACCGCGTCCCCGAGGCGGTGAAGGAAGGGCTCTTCTTCTGCACGAGCTGCCAGCAATGCTGGAAGGTCTGCCCGAAGGGGATCCAGCTGCCCGGCAAGGCGATCGAGAAACTGCGGGAGATCGCAAACAGGCAGGGCCTCACCCTGCCGCGCCACCAGGAGGTCGCCGAACTGGTCAGGAAGACCGGCCGGAGCGTGCCGCGGATCAAGGAGACCTTCCTGGAGGGGGTGCCCGAGGTGATCGAGCCCGAGGGCGAGGTGCGGGCGACCGTCGGCTTCTTCGTCGGCTGCATGTACAACGGCCGCCTCCCCGACACCGCCCTCGACATGCTCGAGGTGATGCGCAGAAACGGCATCCGCGTCGTGATCCCGCACGAGCAGGTTTGCTGCGGGTCGCCCCTGATCAGGACCGGGCAGACCTCGTTCATCGACCACCTTAAACGCCGGAACATCGAGGCCTTCAGGACGCGGGATATCGACGTGGTGATGACGATGTGCGCGGGCTGCGGTTCGACCCTGAAGAACGATTATAAAACGCCTTTTGAGGTGCTGGACGCCACCGAGGTGCTCAACCGCTACGGGATCGAGCCCCCGGCAAAACTCCATGTCACCGCCACCTATCACGACCCCTGCCACCTCCTGCGCGGGCAGGAGATCTCAGAGGAGCCAAGAAAATTCCTCAGAGAGGTGGCCGGGACCTTCGTCGAGACCCCGAACCAGTGCTGCGGCTCGGGAGGCGGGGTGAGGTCGGGCGTGCCCGAGGAGGCGGCCGCCCTGGGGCGGATGCGGGGCGAGGCCTTCGAGGCGAGCGGCGCAGACGTGGTCGTCTCGTGCTGCCCCTTCTGCGAGTTCCATATCGCCGAGAACACGAAACTGCCGGTAAAGAACCTGATGACCCTGCTGCGCGAGGGGTATGAGGAGAAGGACCGGAAAAAAGCCAGCAAATCAGAATAA
- a CDS encoding monovalent cation:proton antiporter family protein, which translates to MEASILTDIVVIFGLSIAILFVCSRLRIPAIVGFLITGMLAGPYALGLVQDTATVGDFAEIGVILLLFTIGMEFSFKSLLRIKRAVLLGGSLQVGGTILIVAAASLLLGIPWQEAVLFGFLLSLSSTAIVLSVLQGRSEMESPQGRTALGILIFQDLVIIPMMLLVPILAGVDDGSGMSIPAFLATSVGILIFVIVSANWLVPKLLFHAARLRIPEIFLLSIVLICLFTAWLTASTGLSLALGAFLAGLIISESEYSHEALGAILPFKEVFTSFFFVSIGMLLNIAFLFEHLGVVLLLMAGVVVVKAVVAGAATLAIGYSIRTALLAGLAISQIGEFSFVLSKTGADYGLIDSGAYQTFLAVTILTMIATPFIIGGAPTVANRTMRLSLPERIRLGTIREKPPEEPCMKDHVIIVGFGLGGKNVAKAAKAADIPYVIIEMNPETIQVERAKGEPIHYGDATRRAVLGHAGIRTAKVLVIVISDPSATRRIIATARRANPHVRIIARTRYVGDIADLSDLGADEVIPEEYITSIEIFTCILSSYLVPRDEIERFAAEVRADGYELFRSAHPLEPGLQDLGFYRPGAEIETLRVGQEARIAGHTLAEANLRRRFGVTVLAVRRGEEVITAPCGETTIQGGDVCVVFGPAEKIADLDRYFREKNENNGY; encoded by the coding sequence ATGGAAGCATCGATCCTCACCGACATCGTCGTCATCTTCGGCCTCTCCATCGCCATCCTTTTTGTCTGCTCACGCCTGCGTATACCGGCCATCGTCGGCTTCCTCATCACCGGCATGCTCGCCGGCCCCTATGCGCTCGGGCTCGTGCAGGACACCGCAACGGTCGGCGACTTCGCAGAGATCGGCGTGATCCTCCTCCTCTTCACCATCGGGATGGAATTCTCGTTCAAAAGCCTCCTGCGGATCAAACGGGCGGTGCTCCTCGGCGGCTCCCTGCAGGTCGGCGGGACGATCCTGATCGTGGCGGCAGCCTCCCTCCTTCTCGGGATCCCATGGCAGGAAGCGGTGTTGTTCGGGTTTCTCCTCTCCCTCTCCAGCACGGCGATCGTCCTCTCGGTCCTCCAGGGCCGCTCCGAAATGGAGAGCCCACAGGGGCGGACGGCGCTGGGCATCCTGATCTTCCAGGACCTCGTGATCATCCCGATGATGCTCCTGGTGCCGATCCTTGCCGGGGTGGACGATGGTTCGGGGATGTCGATCCCGGCCTTCCTGGCCACCTCGGTCGGGATCCTGATCTTCGTCATCGTCTCGGCGAACTGGCTCGTCCCAAAACTTCTCTTCCATGCCGCACGCCTGCGGATCCCGGAGATCTTCCTCCTCTCCATCGTCCTCATCTGCCTCTTCACCGCATGGCTCACCGCCAGCACCGGCCTCTCCCTCGCCCTCGGGGCCTTCCTCGCCGGGCTGATCATCTCGGAATCAGAGTACTCCCACGAGGCCCTGGGGGCAATCCTCCCCTTCAAAGAGGTATTCACCAGTTTCTTCTTCGTCTCCATTGGTATGCTTCTCAACATCGCTTTTCTCTTCGAGCACCTCGGCGTCGTCCTCCTCCTCATGGCAGGCGTCGTCGTCGTCAAAGCGGTGGTCGCAGGCGCCGCCACCCTCGCGATCGGCTACTCGATCCGCACCGCCCTTCTCGCCGGCCTTGCGATCAGCCAGATCGGAGAGTTCTCCTTCGTGCTCTCCAAGACCGGGGCCGATTACGGCCTCATCGACAGTGGAGCATACCAGACCTTCCTCGCCGTCACGATCCTCACGATGATCGCAACCCCCTTCATCATCGGAGGTGCACCGACGGTCGCCAACCGAACAATGAGACTCTCCCTGCCCGAACGGATACGGCTGGGCACAATCAGGGAGAAGCCCCCCGAAGAGCCCTGCATGAAGGACCACGTCATCATCGTCGGCTTCGGCCTCGGCGGAAAGAACGTGGCGAAGGCGGCGAAGGCGGCCGATATCCCCTACGTGATCATCGAGATGAACCCCGAGACCATTCAGGTGGAGCGGGCGAAGGGCGAACCGATCCACTATGGCGACGCAACCCGCCGGGCCGTCCTCGGCCATGCCGGGATCAGGACGGCAAAGGTGCTCGTCATCGTCATCTCAGACCCTTCGGCGACCCGCCGGATCATCGCCACGGCCAGGCGGGCCAACCCCCACGTCAGGATCATCGCCCGCACGCGCTATGTCGGAGACATCGCCGACCTCTCCGACCTCGGTGCCGACGAGGTGATCCCGGAGGAGTACATCACCTCCATCGAGATCTTCACCTGCATCCTCTCGTCGTACCTCGTCCCGAGGGACGAGATCGAGCGCTTCGCCGCCGAAGTCCGGGCCGACGGCTACGAGCTCTTCAGGTCGGCGCACCCCCTTGAGCCCGGTCTCCAGGACCTCGGTTTCTACCGCCCGGGTGCGGAGATCGAAACCCTCCGGGTGGGGCAGGAGGCGCGGATCGCCGGCCACACCCTTGCCGAAGCGAACCTGCGGCGGCGGTTCGGCGTCACCGTCCTCGCTGTCAGGCGGGGCGAAGAGGTGATCACGGCGCCGTGCGGCGAGACGACGATCCAGGGCGGCGATGTCTGCGTGGTCTTCGGCCCGGCTGAGAAGATCGCCGATCTCGACCGGTATTTCAGGGAGAAAAACGAAAATAATGGATATTAA